A single Ziziphus jujuba cultivar Dongzao chromosome 11, ASM3175591v1 DNA region contains:
- the LOC107433103 gene encoding uncharacterized protein LOC107433103 isoform X1, giving the protein MGYAQLVIGPAGSGKSTYCSSLYRDCETVGRTIHIVNLDPAAENFDYPVAMDIRELISLDDVMEELGLGPNGGLMYCMEHLEENLDDWLTEELDNYLDDDYLVFDCPGQIELFSHVPVLRNFVEHLKRKGFNVCAVYMLDSQFMTDVTKFISGCMASLSAMVQLELPHVNILSKMDLVTSKKDIENFLNPEPQALLSELNKCMGPQLAKLNKLLIEPVDDYSMVSFVPLDLRKESSVQYVLAQIDSCIQYGEDADVKVKDLDCDDD; this is encoded by the exons ATGGGCTATGCTCAACTAGTTATCGGTCCAGCAGGCAGTGGGAAG TCAACTTACTGTTCTAGTCTGTATCGAGACTGTGAAACTGTTGGGCGGACTATTCACATTGTCAATCTTGATCCTGCTGCAGAAAACTTTGACTATCCTGTGGCCATGG ACATCAGAGAACTCATTTCCTTGGATGATGTCATGGAGGAACTTGGACTAGGTCCCAATGGTGGGCTTATGTACTGCATGGA ACACCTTGAAGAAAATCTGGATGATTGGCTAACAGAAGAATTGGACAATTACTTGGATGATGACTATCTTGTTTTTGACTGTCCAG GCCAGATAGAACTTTTTTCACATGTCCCAGTGCTTCGGAACTTCGTAGAGCATTTGAAACGTAAAGGCTTCAACGTTTGTGCTGTATATATGCTTGATTCACAG TTTATGACGGATGTGACTAAGTTTATAAGTGGGTGCATGGCATCTCTTTCTGCAATGGTCCAACTTGAGTTGCCCCATGTTAATATACTCTCCAAAATGGACCTTGTCACAagcaaaaaggatattgaaaa TTTTTTGAACCCAGAGCCTCAAGCTTTGTTGTCAGAGCTAAATAAATGCATGGGTCCTCAACTTGCAAAGTTAAACAAATTGTTGATTGAACCG GTGGATGACTATAGCATGGTAAGTTTTGTGCCGCTTGATTTGAGGAAGGAGAGCAg TGTACAATACGTGTTGGCCCAAATTGACAGCTGCATACAATATGGAGAAGATGCAGATGTGAAAGTTAAGGACCTTGATTGCGATGATGATTAA
- the LOC107433103 gene encoding uncharacterized protein LOC107433103 isoform X2 — protein sequence MGYAQLVIGPAGSGKSTYCSSLYRDCETVGRTIHIVNLDPAAENFDYPVAMDIRELISLDDVMEELGLGPNGGLMYCMEHLEENLDDWLTEELDNYLDDDYLVFDCPGQIELFSHVPVLRNFVEHLKRKGFNVCAVYMLDSQFMTDVTKFISGCMASLSAMVQLELPHVNILSKMDLVTSKKDIENFLNPEPQALLSELNKCMGPQLAKLNKLLIEPVDDYSMVSFVPLDLRKESR from the exons ATGGGCTATGCTCAACTAGTTATCGGTCCAGCAGGCAGTGGGAAG TCAACTTACTGTTCTAGTCTGTATCGAGACTGTGAAACTGTTGGGCGGACTATTCACATTGTCAATCTTGATCCTGCTGCAGAAAACTTTGACTATCCTGTGGCCATGG ACATCAGAGAACTCATTTCCTTGGATGATGTCATGGAGGAACTTGGACTAGGTCCCAATGGTGGGCTTATGTACTGCATGGA ACACCTTGAAGAAAATCTGGATGATTGGCTAACAGAAGAATTGGACAATTACTTGGATGATGACTATCTTGTTTTTGACTGTCCAG GCCAGATAGAACTTTTTTCACATGTCCCAGTGCTTCGGAACTTCGTAGAGCATTTGAAACGTAAAGGCTTCAACGTTTGTGCTGTATATATGCTTGATTCACAG TTTATGACGGATGTGACTAAGTTTATAAGTGGGTGCATGGCATCTCTTTCTGCAATGGTCCAACTTGAGTTGCCCCATGTTAATATACTCTCCAAAATGGACCTTGTCACAagcaaaaaggatattgaaaa TTTTTTGAACCCAGAGCCTCAAGCTTTGTTGTCAGAGCTAAATAAATGCATGGGTCCTCAACTTGCAAAGTTAAACAAATTGTTGATTGAACCG GTGGATGACTATAGCATGGTAAGTTTTGTGCCGCTTGATTTGAGGAAGGAGAGCAg ATGA